The following are encoded in a window of Arthrobacter sp. NicSoilB4 genomic DNA:
- a CDS encoding non-heme iron oxygenase ferredoxin subunit: MTEQPRGELVCNASEIQLKQALRILVDDYPVAIVKDSMGEIHAIGDTCSHADISLSEGEVEGCMIECWGHGSQFDLRSGEPLQLPAYDPVPVFAVTVLDDEVYVDFTNVLNGAAAPNFS, encoded by the coding sequence ATGACTGAACAGCCAAGAGGCGAGCTCGTCTGCAACGCCAGTGAGATCCAACTCAAGCAGGCGCTGCGGATCCTGGTCGACGACTACCCTGTCGCGATCGTCAAGGACTCGATGGGCGAAATCCACGCCATCGGTGACACCTGCTCGCACGCGGACATCTCCCTTTCCGAGGGCGAGGTTGAAGGCTGCATGATCGAGTGCTGGGGCCACGGCTCCCAGTTCGACCTGCGCAGCGGCGAGCCGCTCCAGCTGCCTGCGTATGATCCTGTTCCCGTCTTCGCAGTGACCGTGCTGGACGACGAGGTCTATGTGGACTTCACCAACGTCCTGAACGGCGCCGCGGCTCCGAACTTCAGCTAG
- the sufC gene encoding Fe-S cluster assembly ATPase SufC, whose protein sequence is MSTLEIKDLHVSIDTEQGTKEILKGVSLTIRTGETHAIMGPNGSGKSTLASTIAGHPRYNVTSGTITLDGEDVLAMSVDERARAGMFLAMQYPVEVPGVSMTNFLRTAKTAIDGEAPKLRTWTKDVKAAMAQLRIDADFTQRNVNEGFSGGEKKRVEILQLELFKPKFAILDETDSGLDVDALKVVSEGVNRAHSEGNMGTLLITHYTRILRYIKPDFVHVFVDGQVVEEGGPELADRLEEEGYDRYATGAGAATIAAASAAAQA, encoded by the coding sequence ATGTCTACTCTTGAGATCAAGGACCTGCACGTCAGCATTGACACCGAGCAGGGCACGAAGGAAATCCTGAAGGGCGTCAGCCTGACCATCCGGACGGGCGAGACCCACGCCATCATGGGCCCGAACGGTTCCGGCAAGTCCACCCTGGCGTCCACCATCGCCGGGCACCCGCGCTACAACGTCACCTCCGGCACCATCACGCTGGACGGCGAAGACGTCCTCGCGATGAGCGTCGACGAGCGCGCCCGCGCCGGCATGTTCCTGGCCATGCAGTACCCCGTCGAGGTTCCCGGCGTCAGCATGACCAACTTCCTGCGCACCGCCAAGACGGCCATCGACGGCGAAGCACCCAAGCTGCGCACCTGGACCAAGGACGTCAAGGCCGCCATGGCGCAGCTGCGCATCGACGCCGACTTCACCCAGCGCAACGTCAACGAAGGCTTCTCCGGCGGCGAGAAGAAGCGCGTCGAAATCCTCCAGCTGGAGCTGTTCAAGCCGAAGTTCGCCATCCTCGACGAGACGGACTCCGGCCTGGACGTCGACGCACTCAAGGTTGTCTCCGAGGGCGTCAACCGCGCCCACTCCGAAGGCAACATGGGCACCCTGCTCATCACGCACTACACCCGGATCCTGCGCTACATCAAGCCGGACTTCGTGCACGTGTTCGTCGACGGCCAGGTTGTTGAAGAGGGCGGCCCGGAGCTCGCCGACCGCCTCGAAGAAGAAGGCTACGACCGCTACGCCACCGGCGCCGGGGCAGCCACCATCGCTGCTGCGTCCGCTGCAGCACAGGCCTAG
- a CDS encoding metal-sulfur cluster assembly factor yields the protein MTELNVARTGLEDVEEALKDVIDPELGVNIVDLGLLYGLKYSDDDGALLIDMTLTTAACPLTDVIEEQVGKALDGVVDEWRLNWVWMPPWGPERITEDGRDQMRALGFNI from the coding sequence ATGACCGAACTCAATGTGGCCCGCACGGGCCTCGAGGATGTCGAAGAGGCACTCAAGGATGTGATCGACCCTGAACTGGGTGTGAACATCGTTGACCTGGGCCTGCTGTACGGCCTGAAGTACTCAGACGACGACGGCGCCCTGCTGATCGACATGACGCTCACCACGGCCGCCTGCCCGCTCACCGACGTGATCGAGGAGCAGGTCGGCAAGGCCCTGGACGGGGTTGTCGACGAATGGCGCCTGAACTGGGTGTGGATGCCGCCGTGGGGTCCGGAACGGATCACCGAGGACGGCCGCGACCAGATGCGCGCCCTCGGCTTCAACATCTAG
- a CDS encoding neutral zinc metallopeptidase, with product MSFNDNVQLDPSQVQDRRGMGRGVKVGGGIGGGIILLIAALLGINPSLLEGLGAGTQDPGSQSQGTAPACTTGADADARLDCRITGTVNSLNAFWPAYLAQYNRQYPQPDTVIFDAATNTGCGSATSDVGPFYCPADSTAYFDPGFFQELVDRFGSSGGPLAQEYVVAHEFGHHIQNVLGNLDRAQQDPQGPESGAVRVELQADCYAGLWVRYATTQQDPKTGLPFLEPLTERDLQDALSAASAVGDDRIQKAATGRVSPEAWTHGSSAQRQKWFYQGYSTGDINQCDTFAVATP from the coding sequence ATGAGTTTCAATGACAATGTTCAGCTGGATCCCTCGCAGGTCCAGGACCGCCGCGGCATGGGCCGCGGCGTCAAAGTCGGGGGCGGGATCGGCGGCGGCATCATCCTGCTGATCGCGGCCCTGCTCGGCATCAATCCGAGCCTGCTGGAAGGCCTAGGCGCCGGCACGCAGGATCCCGGATCGCAAAGCCAGGGCACCGCCCCTGCGTGCACGACCGGCGCCGACGCCGACGCCCGGCTCGACTGCCGCATCACCGGAACGGTCAACAGCCTGAACGCCTTCTGGCCCGCCTACCTCGCCCAATACAACAGGCAGTATCCGCAGCCTGACACGGTGATCTTCGACGCGGCCACCAACACCGGCTGCGGCTCGGCGACCTCGGATGTGGGCCCGTTCTATTGCCCCGCCGACTCCACCGCGTACTTCGACCCGGGCTTTTTCCAGGAACTCGTGGACCGCTTCGGTTCCTCCGGCGGACCCCTCGCCCAGGAATACGTGGTGGCGCACGAGTTCGGCCACCACATCCAGAACGTGCTGGGGAACCTGGACCGGGCCCAGCAGGATCCGCAGGGACCGGAATCCGGTGCCGTCCGGGTGGAGCTGCAGGCTGACTGCTACGCCGGGCTGTGGGTCCGCTACGCCACGACCCAGCAGGATCCCAAGACCGGGCTGCCGTTCCTGGAGCCGCTGACGGAGCGGGATCTGCAGGATGCCCTCTCCGCCGCCTCCGCCGTCGGTGACGACCGGATCCAGAAAGCCGCGACGGGCCGGGTCTCCCCCGAGGCCTGGACGCACGGTTCCAGCGCCCAGCGGCAGAAATGGTTCTACCAGGGCTACTCGACCGGCGACATCAACCAGTGCGACACGTTCGCCGTCGCCACCCCATGA
- a CDS encoding AMP-binding protein: MPFLDRLQRWADDRPDGTAVVVAGQRLSWEELRDTAAGLVPGAPAVTVLSEENSLHFAAAFAAGVAGERQCAVLDPTWHQQLQDAIRDRIRGLSTGAAAADALTATELADGLPDTTFLIGLTSGTTSVPKAFSRTRRSWQLSFDASIEFFGLAADDKTLAPGPLAASLNLYALAECLYAGSEFHTLSQFDVGDAHAAVSHDGITRLVLVPTMLRLLSERGLSGGVDASGIRSIICAGSKLDARTLEAARRWAPNATIFEYYGASELSFVSGAGLRPGQPPEQRGTGIGKPFPGVEIRILDDAGVELPDGADGNICVRSGMVSDGYLWGDDGQALQSFDGWHTVGDQGYLDRGTLHMLGRRLDMIITAGTNVYPHEVELALASVPGVAAAVAAGLADDLRGQKVVAGIVPSHGGVTATQLKAGVEDVLARNKRPLEYFALAELPLTDRGKLSRELLLDWIARNDPRIRRLG; this comes from the coding sequence ATGCCTTTCCTCGACAGACTTCAGCGCTGGGCCGATGACCGCCCCGACGGGACCGCCGTCGTCGTGGCCGGGCAGCGCCTGAGCTGGGAAGAGCTGCGGGACACGGCCGCCGGGCTGGTGCCGGGCGCACCCGCCGTGACCGTGCTGTCGGAAGAGAATTCGCTGCACTTCGCCGCGGCCTTCGCGGCCGGCGTTGCCGGGGAACGGCAGTGTGCCGTGCTGGACCCGACGTGGCACCAGCAACTGCAGGACGCGATCAGGGACCGGATCCGCGGCCTGTCGACGGGAGCCGCCGCTGCGGACGCCCTCACCGCTACGGAACTCGCCGACGGGCTCCCGGACACGACGTTCCTAATCGGCCTGACGTCCGGGACCACGTCCGTGCCCAAGGCCTTCTCCCGCACACGGCGGTCCTGGCAGCTGTCCTTCGACGCGTCGATCGAGTTTTTTGGCCTGGCCGCCGACGACAAGACCCTGGCGCCCGGGCCGCTCGCGGCAAGCCTCAACCTTTACGCACTGGCCGAATGCCTGTACGCCGGCTCGGAGTTCCACACCCTGTCACAGTTCGACGTCGGCGACGCCCACGCCGCGGTCAGCCATGACGGAATCACCCGGCTGGTGCTCGTACCCACGATGCTGCGGCTCCTCAGCGAGCGGGGACTGAGCGGCGGCGTGGACGCCTCCGGGATCAGGAGCATCATCTGTGCCGGTTCGAAACTGGACGCCCGGACTCTCGAGGCTGCCCGCCGCTGGGCGCCCAATGCGACCATCTTCGAGTACTACGGCGCCTCCGAGCTGAGCTTTGTCTCCGGGGCCGGACTCCGGCCCGGCCAGCCGCCGGAGCAGCGCGGAACCGGAATCGGGAAGCCGTTTCCCGGCGTCGAGATCCGCATCCTCGACGACGCCGGAGTCGAACTGCCGGACGGCGCCGACGGCAACATCTGTGTCCGCAGCGGGATGGTCAGCGACGGGTACCTCTGGGGCGACGACGGCCAGGCCCTGCAGAGTTTCGACGGCTGGCACACGGTGGGGGACCAGGGCTACCTCGACCGCGGGACCCTGCACATGCTGGGGCGCCGCTTGGACATGATCATCACGGCCGGGACCAACGTCTACCCGCACGAGGTGGAGCTGGCACTGGCATCCGTACCCGGCGTTGCCGCCGCCGTGGCCGCCGGCCTGGCGGACGATCTCCGGGGCCAAAAGGTCGTCGCCGGCATCGTTCCGTCCCACGGCGGGGTGACTGCCACGCAGCTGAAGGCCGGCGTGGAGGACGTGCTGGCGCGGAACAAACGGCCGCTGGAGTACTTCGCCCTGGCCGAACTCCCCCTCACTGACCGGGGCAAGCTCAGCCGGGAACTGCTGCTTGACTGGATTGCGCGCAACGACCCCCGGATCCGGCGCCTTGGCTGA
- a CDS encoding thiolase family protein, translating into MAEQETRILPDDRQPVIIAARRTPVCRANGALKSLHAHELLAPVLRSLLADAGAAPESVADVVIGNAVGGGGNVARLAALEAGLPFSVPGVTVDRQCGSGLDAIVLAAQLVAAGGGGLYLAGGVESISTAPLRARRNSQGDPEFFSRAQFAPKGLGDPVMGVAAENVAERFGISRERQDELALRSHQRALASAAAGVFDAEIVQLDGVAGPDGAVGPDGGTVTADDGPRRALTAAVLARFPPVFAEGGTVTAGNSCFDADGAAAVVITSVQRARELGATNGFLVRGTDTAGVDPELLGIGAAAAAERLLERCGVPAAGLGLVEFNEAFASQTLACLDRLGIPPEGANLDGGALALGHAYGASGAVLVTRLLAQARRDPVEGQLALAMISIAGGMGTAALLEYRSIL; encoded by the coding sequence TTGGCTGAGCAGGAGACGCGGATTCTTCCCGACGACCGGCAGCCTGTCATCATCGCGGCCCGGCGCACCCCGGTCTGCCGCGCCAACGGTGCCCTGAAAAGCCTGCACGCCCACGAACTCCTCGCCCCCGTACTCCGCAGCCTGCTGGCCGACGCCGGAGCGGCTCCGGAATCGGTGGCGGATGTGGTGATCGGCAACGCAGTGGGCGGCGGCGGGAACGTGGCCCGGCTGGCCGCCCTCGAAGCGGGCCTGCCTTTCAGCGTCCCCGGCGTCACGGTGGACCGTCAGTGCGGCTCCGGACTCGACGCGATCGTGCTAGCCGCCCAGCTCGTGGCCGCCGGAGGCGGCGGCCTGTACCTGGCCGGCGGAGTGGAGAGCATCAGCACGGCGCCGCTGCGGGCCCGCCGGAATTCCCAGGGCGACCCCGAATTCTTCTCCCGGGCGCAGTTCGCACCCAAGGGCCTCGGCGACCCGGTCATGGGCGTTGCCGCTGAAAATGTTGCCGAACGCTTCGGTATCAGCCGGGAGCGGCAGGACGAGCTGGCGCTGCGCAGCCACCAGCGTGCCCTGGCGTCCGCCGCCGCGGGGGTGTTCGACGCCGAAATCGTCCAGCTCGACGGCGTTGCGGGGCCGGACGGGGCTGTTGGTCCCGACGGCGGCACGGTGACGGCCGACGACGGGCCGCGCCGCGCGTTGACCGCAGCCGTGCTGGCCCGGTTCCCTCCGGTGTTCGCCGAGGGTGGCACCGTCACCGCCGGGAACTCCTGCTTCGATGCGGACGGCGCCGCCGCCGTCGTCATCACCTCGGTGCAGCGCGCCCGGGAACTGGGGGCCACCAACGGATTCCTGGTGCGCGGCACGGACACGGCCGGCGTGGACCCGGAACTGCTAGGCATCGGGGCGGCCGCGGCAGCCGAACGACTGCTGGAACGGTGTGGCGTCCCAGCCGCCGGGCTGGGGCTGGTCGAGTTCAACGAGGCGTTCGCGTCCCAGACCCTGGCGTGCCTGGACCGGCTCGGCATCCCGCCGGAGGGCGCCAACCTCGACGGCGGCGCCCTGGCCCTGGGCCACGCCTACGGGGCGTCCGGCGCGGTGCTGGTCACGCGTTTGCTGGCGCAGGCTCGCCGCGATCCGGTCGAGGGGCAACTGGCGCTGGCAATGATCAGCATCGCCGGGGGCATGGGAACAGCCGCGCTGCTGGAGTACCGCAGCATTTTGTAG
- a CDS encoding energy-coupling factor transporter transmembrane protein EcfT, with protein MSGHGFLLANYVPGNSVVHRAPLWLKFLLVLGCGMASFLIVDWAVAAAALVLMCALFLLSGAGFPRLFRAVRPVLPVLAAIGLFQWWQLGGPTAARIVLNVLVCIVAASILTATTPVQRLLDGVASLAMPFQRFGADPERFALTIAIMLRSIPFIAGAYSDVRDSARARGLERNPRALILPVFITTVAFARQTGDALAARGLGEAEHNDEDQHSPGPASPGGHALP; from the coding sequence GTGAGCGGCCACGGATTCCTGCTGGCCAACTACGTGCCCGGGAACTCCGTGGTGCACCGCGCGCCGCTGTGGCTGAAATTCCTGCTGGTCCTCGGCTGCGGGATGGCGTCGTTCCTGATTGTGGACTGGGCCGTGGCGGCCGCCGCCCTGGTGCTGATGTGTGCACTGTTCCTGCTCAGCGGGGCAGGGTTCCCGCGCCTGTTCCGGGCGGTGCGGCCCGTGTTGCCCGTCCTCGCGGCCATCGGACTGTTCCAGTGGTGGCAGCTCGGCGGGCCCACGGCGGCACGGATTGTGCTCAACGTGCTGGTTTGTATTGTGGCGGCGTCGATCCTCACCGCCACCACTCCGGTGCAGCGGCTGCTGGACGGGGTAGCTTCCCTGGCGATGCCGTTCCAGCGCTTCGGGGCGGATCCGGAGCGCTTCGCCCTGACGATCGCCATCATGCTGCGCAGTATCCCGTTCATCGCGGGCGCGTACAGCGATGTCCGCGATTCCGCCCGGGCCCGCGGACTGGAACGCAACCCCCGGGCGCTGATCCTTCCGGTCTTCATCACCACCGTGGCCTTCGCCCGGCAAACCGGCGACGCCCTCGCCGCCCGCGGCCTGGGCGAGGCCGAGCACAACGACGAGGACCAGCACTCGCCCGGGCCCGCATCCCCAGGGGGACATGCGCTCCCCTGA
- a CDS encoding ABC transporter ATP-binding protein has translation MSTIVLDRAAVRVAVDGRTSPKTLLEELSLRLTEQRIGVIGANGSGKSTLLRLLNGLVAPSSGTVTVDGSDTVRSVREVRRRVGFVFTDPLSQLVMPTGREDVELSLRRSVRNARERSSQAEATLDRFGLLPLADQSIYELSGGERQLLALAAVLAVDPEVLVLDEPSTLLDLRNRELLRRTLAGLSQQIILSTHDLELALDLDRVLVVDAGSVVFDGGPAAAVAHYRELCAAFPPAPGGGLEKPRQGQL, from the coding sequence GTGAGCACCATCGTGCTGGACCGGGCTGCGGTGCGGGTCGCCGTCGACGGCCGCACGTCGCCCAAGACCCTGCTGGAGGAGCTGAGCCTGCGGCTCACTGAGCAGCGGATCGGCGTAATCGGCGCCAACGGTTCCGGCAAGTCCACCCTGCTGCGGCTCCTCAACGGACTCGTGGCGCCGAGCAGCGGCACCGTCACGGTGGACGGCTCAGATACGGTCCGCTCGGTGCGGGAAGTACGACGCCGGGTCGGCTTCGTCTTCACCGATCCGCTGTCGCAGCTGGTGATGCCGACCGGGCGGGAGGACGTTGAACTGTCACTCCGGCGTTCGGTCCGAAACGCCCGCGAACGCAGCAGCCAGGCGGAGGCCACCCTGGACCGTTTCGGCCTCCTGCCCCTGGCGGACCAGAGCATCTATGAGCTTTCCGGCGGGGAGCGGCAGCTCTTGGCCCTCGCGGCGGTCCTCGCTGTCGACCCGGAAGTGCTGGTCCTCGACGAGCCGTCGACCCTGCTGGACCTGCGCAACAGGGAGCTGCTCCGGCGGACGCTGGCCGGGCTCAGCCAGCAGATCATCCTTTCCACGCACGACCTGGAACTCGCGCTGGACCTGGACCGGGTCCTCGTCGTCGACGCAGGGTCGGTGGTGTTCGACGGCGGTCCGGCCGCCGCCGTCGCCCACTACCGGGAGCTCTGCGCGGCGTTCCCCCCGGCTCCGGGCGGAGGGCTGGAAAAACCGCGCCAGGGGCAACTGTGA
- a CDS encoding biotin transporter BioY: protein MTQIDGTAAATPARHRNRWNATDLGLIAVFAALVAGSALIAAIPVGGLGVPITLQTLAVMLTGLALGPGRAFAAVGLYVLLGLAGLPIFSGGRSGLGVLAGPSAGYIIGFVFAATAVGWLTVVVFRRTAGRPGKLRAVLLFAAAMVSSLIFVHGLGILGMMVNAKLDFSKAFLADLVFYPGDVIKNALAVTIALALHKAFPDLLIRRVRTAGTPLPATATPAPGAGAGSRP, encoded by the coding sequence ATGACACAGATTGACGGCACCGCTGCCGCCACCCCCGCCCGGCACCGGAACCGCTGGAACGCCACCGACCTGGGACTGATCGCCGTCTTCGCCGCGCTCGTTGCAGGATCCGCCCTGATCGCAGCCATCCCGGTTGGCGGACTCGGTGTTCCCATCACCCTGCAGACGCTCGCCGTGATGCTCACCGGCCTTGCCCTGGGCCCAGGCAGGGCCTTCGCCGCCGTCGGGCTCTACGTTCTCCTTGGTCTCGCCGGACTGCCGATCTTCAGTGGCGGACGCAGCGGACTCGGCGTCCTAGCCGGCCCCTCAGCGGGCTACATCATCGGCTTCGTGTTCGCTGCAACGGCGGTGGGCTGGCTCACCGTCGTCGTGTTCCGCCGCACTGCGGGCCGTCCCGGCAAGCTCCGCGCCGTCCTCCTTTTCGCCGCCGCGATGGTGAGCAGCCTCATCTTCGTCCACGGCCTTGGCATCCTGGGAATGATGGTCAACGCAAAGCTGGACTTCTCCAAAGCGTTTCTCGCCGACCTCGTCTTCTACCCCGGCGATGTGATCAAGAACGCACTGGCAGTGACCATTGCCCTGGCGCTGCACAAGGCGTTCCCGGACCTGCTCATCCGCAGGGTCCGGACCGCCGGGACCCCCCTCCCCGCGACCGCCACACCCGCTCCCGGCGCCGGGGCGGGCAGCCGGCCGTGA
- a CDS encoding ABC-F family ATP-binding cassette domain-containing protein, protein MITVQDLELRAGARLLMDQVSFRIDKGDKIGLVGRNGAGKTTLTRVLAGEGLPAGGKVTRSGEIGYLPQDPRTPDMEQLARDRILSARGLDIAVGKLRVAHEEMASDDADVQRKAMNRYDRLESEFLAAGGYAAEAEAAAICSNLALPDRLLNQPLKTLSGGQRRRVELARILYSDAETMLLDEPTNHLDADSITWLRDFLKNHQGGLIVISHDTELLEATVNKVFLLDPNRAQIDFYNMDWKRYLQQRETDERARKRERANAEKKAQVLMDQANKMRAKATKAVAAQNMAKRAERLLGGLEAVRATDRVAALRFPDPSPCGKTPLTADGLSKSFGSLEIFTDVDLAIDRGSKVVILGLNGAGKTTLLRMLAGVDKPDTGEVVAGHGLKVGYYAQEHETLDVDRTVLQNMRSSAPDMNDAEVRNILGSFLFSGDDVDKPAGVLSGGEKTRLALATIVASSANVLLLDEPTNNLDPASRAEILGALSNYTGAVVLVSHDEGAVEALNPERVVLLPDGVEDLWNADYLDLITLA, encoded by the coding sequence TTGATTACCGTCCAGGATCTCGAACTGCGCGCCGGCGCCCGCCTCCTTATGGACCAGGTGAGCTTCCGGATCGACAAGGGAGACAAGATCGGCCTTGTGGGCCGTAACGGTGCAGGCAAGACGACGCTGACCCGTGTTCTCGCGGGCGAGGGCCTCCCCGCCGGCGGCAAGGTCACGCGCAGCGGCGAGATCGGCTACCTGCCGCAGGACCCGCGCACGCCTGACATGGAGCAGCTGGCCCGTGACCGGATCCTGTCCGCCCGCGGTTTGGACATCGCCGTCGGGAAGCTCCGCGTGGCCCACGAAGAGATGGCCAGCGACGACGCCGACGTCCAGCGCAAGGCCATGAACCGCTACGACCGGCTGGAATCGGAGTTCCTGGCCGCCGGCGGCTACGCGGCCGAGGCCGAGGCCGCCGCGATCTGCTCGAACCTGGCGCTCCCGGACCGGCTGCTGAACCAGCCGCTGAAGACTCTTTCCGGTGGCCAGCGCCGCCGTGTGGAGCTTGCCCGCATCCTGTATTCGGACGCCGAGACGATGCTCCTCGATGAGCCCACCAACCACCTCGACGCCGACTCCATCACCTGGCTTCGCGACTTCCTGAAGAACCACCAGGGCGGTCTGATCGTGATCAGCCACGACACGGAACTGCTTGAAGCCACCGTGAACAAGGTGTTCCTGCTGGATCCCAACCGCGCGCAGATCGACTTCTACAACATGGACTGGAAGCGCTACCTGCAGCAGCGCGAAACGGACGAGCGCGCCCGCAAGCGGGAGCGCGCCAATGCGGAGAAGAAGGCCCAGGTCCTGATGGACCAGGCGAACAAGATGCGTGCCAAGGCCACCAAGGCCGTCGCCGCGCAGAACATGGCCAAGCGTGCCGAGCGTCTGCTGGGCGGCCTCGAAGCCGTCCGCGCGACCGACCGCGTAGCGGCGCTGCGCTTCCCGGATCCGTCGCCCTGCGGCAAGACCCCGCTCACCGCGGACGGCCTTAGCAAGTCCTTTGGTTCCCTGGAGATCTTCACGGACGTGGACCTCGCCATCGACCGCGGCTCCAAGGTGGTCATCCTGGGCCTGAACGGCGCCGGCAAGACCACCCTGCTGCGGATGCTGGCCGGCGTTGACAAGCCGGACACCGGCGAAGTCGTCGCGGGCCACGGCCTGAAGGTGGGCTACTACGCCCAGGAGCACGAGACGCTCGACGTCGACCGGACTGTGCTGCAGAACATGCGCTCCTCCGCCCCGGACATGAACGACGCGGAAGTGCGCAACATCCTCGGTTCGTTCCTGTTCTCAGGTGACGACGTCGACAAGCCCGCCGGTGTGCTCTCCGGCGGCGAGAAGACCCGCCTGGCGCTGGCGACGATCGTCGCCTCGAGCGCGAACGTGCTCCTCCTCGACGAACCCACCAACAACCTTGACCCGGCCAGCCGCGCCGAAATCCTCGGAGCCTTGAGCAACTACACCGGTGCCGTAGTGCTGGTGAGCCACGATGAGGGTGCCGTCGAGGCGCTGAACCCGGAGCGTGTGGTGCTGCTGCCCGACGGCGTCGAGGACCTCTGGAACGCAGACTACCTGGACCTGATCACGCTGGCGTAG
- a CDS encoding YbaK/EbsC family protein — protein MAVVVPEPVARVKRALTVLGAEDTVTVFDSKVPTAAAAAATLGCDVAAITNSLVFDLEGAPLLILASGAARVDVLKVAAQLGGGKIRRASPDFVLEHTGQEVGGVAPVGHPAKIRTLLDESLKIHEVLWAGAGDHNSMFSITYEELHRITGAEEMPVR, from the coding sequence GTGGCCGTCGTTGTTCCGGAGCCTGTGGCCCGGGTGAAGCGCGCGTTGACGGTGCTGGGCGCAGAAGACACCGTCACGGTATTCGATTCGAAAGTCCCGACGGCGGCCGCCGCCGCCGCCACGTTGGGCTGCGATGTCGCGGCGATCACCAACAGCCTCGTGTTCGACCTTGAGGGGGCTCCACTGCTGATCCTGGCCAGCGGTGCCGCGAGGGTGGACGTACTAAAGGTCGCCGCCCAGCTGGGCGGCGGCAAAATCCGCCGCGCTTCCCCCGATTTCGTGCTCGAACACACCGGCCAGGAAGTCGGTGGTGTAGCCCCGGTCGGCCACCCGGCGAAAATCAGGACACTCCTGGACGAATCACTCAAGATCCACGAGGTGCTCTGGGCGGGCGCGGGCGACCACAACTCGATGTTCTCGATCACCTACGAAGAGCTGCACCGCATCACCGGGGCCGAAGAAATGCCCGTCCGCTAA
- a CDS encoding SURF1 family protein: MYRFLFSSKWLGYLLLAAIFAAACVGLGRWQMDRRAETLAEINRVTSNYSATPVPFAEVKEQFSSLAADREWTQVELKGSYDVDGQRVVRNRPLNGQPGYEVVVPFRLETGETVVIDRGWLPIGNNNPGRPDSIPAPPQGTVTVVARLKPAEPELQRGAPDGQLASIDLTAYANQLGYPLLTGAYGQLASESPSVAEMPFPFPKPSTDEGTHLSYSLQWFAFGVLMFIGFGYAARQQARNAAIDAEDADTQAAAGDPDGGFMHSSGPVARRRPVPRKRKNATAEEEEDAILDAQGF, translated from the coding sequence ATGTACCGTTTTCTTTTTTCCAGCAAGTGGCTGGGATATCTGCTGCTGGCCGCGATTTTCGCCGCCGCCTGCGTAGGACTGGGCCGTTGGCAGATGGACCGCCGCGCGGAGACACTCGCCGAGATCAACCGCGTCACCTCCAACTATTCCGCCACGCCTGTCCCCTTCGCCGAGGTCAAGGAGCAGTTCAGCTCCCTCGCGGCGGACCGCGAGTGGACCCAGGTGGAGCTCAAGGGCAGCTACGACGTCGACGGGCAGCGCGTAGTCCGCAACCGCCCGCTCAACGGCCAGCCCGGTTACGAAGTTGTTGTGCCCTTCCGGCTGGAAACCGGCGAGACAGTCGTCATTGACCGCGGGTGGCTGCCGATCGGCAACAACAATCCCGGCCGCCCGGACTCGATTCCGGCACCCCCGCAGGGCACCGTGACCGTCGTTGCCCGCCTCAAGCCGGCCGAGCCAGAGCTCCAGCGCGGCGCCCCGGACGGTCAGCTGGCCTCGATAGACCTCACTGCCTACGCGAACCAGCTGGGCTACCCGCTGCTGACGGGCGCCTACGGGCAGTTGGCGTCGGAGAGCCCGTCCGTGGCGGAGATGCCCTTCCCGTTCCCGAAGCCGTCCACCGACGAGGGCACGCACCTGTCCTACTCGCTGCAGTGGTTTGCCTTTGGCGTGTTGATGTTCATCGGCTTCGGGTACGCGGCCCGGCAGCAGGCCCGGAACGCGGCCATCGACGCCGAGGACGCCGATACCCAGGCGGCAGCCGGAGACCCCGACGGCGGCTTTATGCACTCCAGCGGACCGGTGGCCCGCCGTCGTCCAGTCCCCCGCAAGCGGAAGAACGCGACCGCGGAGGAAGAGGAAGACGCCATCCTGGACGCCCAGGGGTTCTGA